The following are encoded together in the Gadus chalcogrammus isolate NIFS_2021 chromosome 2, NIFS_Gcha_1.0, whole genome shotgun sequence genome:
- the svilc gene encoding supervillin isoform X4: MDSLDDRLPETRAERIARYKAERRRELAERFGSTEELPSKWGRREGEDGAAAVAGTTGAVNGRARDVANGYQEAAAEGSACLRSSQDGGPSAASLDLAVKPGADGGGGRRRTRRYLPGASGGGRKTGERFRTQPITANEMQESSGLLEAEEEENPKADVKTDDRAKMSVAAKMSLFKELEKTAAPESSAFLKPRSGSLCLERRARHGNENRSLTQPITCEEMVAIRSQPAPPAPDLQASEPEEEADESCRLSVSQKLALFNNLSLPGMSSSSSSSQGPRPPPGGPPERRRQKGARYRTQPITVEEVSMLQKGPVQLPAFCLEPHLSGRQQALSVNLKPSELRLSTPDVRPASPPEPGAGPPPPPARTGLSRSESEPAIRGILKKSRSDAGAAWRPGMAAAVAGGPGQNGGGGRVEDPGEGRQVEEEEKKKVEVVEVERQAAPVLPPRRQRNRGSAAPWRQRAPAAETQVGAGPSAKPPTDPRGLPQEEKSQQDEAGPACLSSRPREGAEEERLRNERSHPPGGRVRVTLAEGGTLTQQTEPPADTKDENDNCTLHQDTVDHLCWSNLSFEAQEVTSPARVQPQWRKKAQGKTLEGEPPPQREESVEEKGVVEEEEEQSASARPDTEEPASAGESEAWTPMAAAARMAKRGLGSPEPDKHDALENKRPSATTCPSEDLWGPGPSQTGGPQEEAEGASPPAAPRGTDGCFYGDLSSPPAACVPAHPEGGGSAPEPQPDLGVFCQTSTAILSSAVTEHRRAVRPSRRSQGSRNPLRALAARADINQDHMGDHGDPNGTPDESAAATAQKKANNSHSRQNSKEKVVSSDDVIDTNHAPFKSLMLLQIKGRKQVQTRLVQPTAASLNSGDCFLLVTKENCTLWSGALANAAEKAKAVELSSYVQSHGDLGCRAPQSLHLEEGVNADSSLAADFWSLLGGRGQYRGAGPPEEDELYERGVVESNCVYGLQDNRLVPQDQAWAAVPSVALLGPAQALVFDFGSEVYLWHGTDVSIANRKVALHLAEQVWGGAYDYSNCSVNPLDPSHSCPSIQLRGEGRPSWALFGVISQHRETALFREKFLDWPSGATVPEEPRPPLEGPAQSSAGLTATPMATTTATPTATTTATTTATTTATPTATTPAEDTLCPCDAKALLMGQGSPRDSQTGPHGAVPLDGGRQAGLETVAVETWLVQEGEDGCGVPVESDGQLHEGETYVVRWTYTAGKGSSPEDTNRKEKTVYFLWHGRHSPISGRSPASFLSIGRRSEEDSQVVVPQGQEPPCFMQLFGGGLVTHRGRRDPQPPPPAAWRMFCVRGQRPDEASLLEVDCCCAGLRSRGAVVLLNGQQGSLFLWHGGKAHASSREAAKRAVDRLNQSSLKVLVVEEGSEPAEFWTALGGQDRKAYDCMLQDPGKYNFTPRLFHLSVHDGAFQGEELQSPARLPGVTMAMPFVQESLSSALRPAWFLLDNRLEVYLWQSGPAADPGSGAPACSRGANARRCAMQTVLQYCRELNPRRPPMAYLISEGTEPLTFTNVFPHWERRPSTSTQGDTGPAKLVLVQDALAQLPTAPHAAGGLLPGGTDPQPQEVFLPDHDFQAVTEVEPEDDSLAARTQEDVQKSKELFV, from the exons atGGACTCCCTGGACGACCGTCTCCCGGAGACCCGGGCGGAGCGCATCGCCCGCTACAAGGCCGAGCGGCGGCGGGAGCTGGCCGAGCGCTTCGGAAGCACGGAGGAGCTGCCCTCcaagtgggggaggagggagggggaggacggcgccgccgccgtcgccgggACGACCGGCGCCGTCAACGGTAGGGCGCGGGACGTTGCCAACGGTTACCAGGAGGCTGCGGCGGAAGGGTCTGCGTGCCTGAGGAG CAGCCAAGATGGCGGTCCGAGCGCCGCCTCCCTCGACCTGGCGGTCAAACCGGGCGCCGACGGCGGGGGGGGTCGCCGCCGCACCCGCCGCTACCTCCCCGGCGCGTCCGGGGGCGGGCGCAAGACCGGGGAGCGTTTCAGGACCCAGCCCATCACGGCCAATGAGATGCAGGAGAGCAGTGG GCTGCtggaggcggaggaagaggagaacccCAAAG CTGATGTGAAGACGGATGACAGAGCCAAGATGAGTGTAGCAGCCAAGATGTCTTTATTTAAA GAGCTGGAGAAGACGGCCGCCCCCGAGTCCTCGGCCTTCCTGAAGCCGCGCTCCGGGAGCCTCTGTCTGGAGCGCAGGGCTCGCCATGGCAACGAGAACCGCTCCCTCACCCAGCCGATCACCTGCGAGGAGATGGTGGCCATCAG ATCACAACCTGCCCCTCCGGCCCCAGACCTGCAGGCCTCAGAACCTGAGGAGGAGGCCGACGAGAGCTGCCGGCTCAGTGTGAGCCAGAAGCTGGCCCTCTTCAACAACCTCTCCCTGCCCGgcatgagcagcagcagcagcagcagccaggggCCCCGGCCCCCACCGGGGGGCCccccggagaggaggaggcagaagggGGCCCGTTATCGCACGCAGCCCATCACAGTGGAGGAGGTCAGCATG CTCCAGAAGGGCCCGGTGCAGCTCCCGGCGTTCTGCCTGGAGCCCCACCTCTCGGGCCGACAGCAGGCCCTGTCCGTCAACCTCAAGCCCAGCGAGCTGCGCCTCTCCACGCCCGACGTGCGGCCCGCCAGCCCCCCGGAGCCCGGCGccggcccccccccgccgccggcccGCACCGGCCTGTCCCGCTCCGAGTCGGAGCCCGCCATCAGGGGCATCCTGAAGAAGAGCCGCTCGGACGCGGGCGCGGCGTGGAGACCGGgcatggcggcggcggtggcgggggggccggggcagAACGGCGGTGGCGGTCGCGTGGAGGACCCCGGTGAAGGccggcaggtggaggaggaggagaagaagaaggtggaggtggtggaggtggagaggcagGCAGCACCGGTGCTCCCTCCGAGGAGGCAGAGGAACCGAGGCTCGGCCGCACCCTGGCGCCAGAGGGCTCCCGCCGCTGAGACGCAGGTCGGCGCCGGGCCGTCGGCGAAACCCCCCACGGACCCCCGAGGCCTCCCCCAGGAGGAGAAGAGCCAGCAGGACGAGGCTGGCCccgcctgtctctcctccagaccCAG ggagggggctgaggaagAGCGACTGCGTAACGAGAGGTCACATCCACCCGGCGGTCGTGTCCGGGTCACCCTGGCTGAGGGCGGCACCCTGACGCAGCAGACGGAGCCCCCCGCCGACACCAAG GATGAGAATGACAACTGCACCCTTCACCAAGACACAGTGGACCATCTCTGCTGG tctAACCTGTCCTTCGAGGCACAGGAAGTGACCTCGCCTGCCCGGGTCCAGCCCCAGTGGAGGAAGAAG GCGCAGGGTAAAACCCTGGAGGGCgagcccccccctcagagagaggagtcggtggaggagaagggggtggtggaggaggaggaggagcagagtgcGTCCGCCCGTCCGGACACAGAAGAGCCGGCGAGCGCCGGGGAGAGCGAAGCCTGGACTCCGATGGCTGCGGCCGCACGCATGGCCAAGAGAG GTCTCGGCTCTCCGGAACCAGACAAACACGACGCCTTAGAGAACAAGAGGCCGTCTGCCACGACCTGTCCCTCGGAAG ACCTGTGGGGTCCGGGCCCCTCCCAAACCGGGGGCCcccaggaggaggcggagggggcgTCGCCCCCGGCCGCCCCCCGGGGGACGGACGGCTGTTTCTACGGCGACCTCTCCTCCCCGCCGGCCGCCTGCGTCCCGGCGcacccagaggggggggggtccgcccCGGAGCCCCAGCCGGACCTGGGGGTCTTCTGCCAGACCAGCACGGCCAT CCTCAGCTCGGCGGTGACGGAGCACCGGCGCGCCGTGCGGCCGTCACGCCGCTCCCAGGGCTCCAGGAACCCCCTGAGGGCGCTGGCCGCCCGGGCCGACATCAACCAGGACCACATGGGGGACCACGGCGACCCCAACGGGACCCCCGACGAGAGCGCCGCCGCGACGGCCCAGAAGA aGGCTAACAACTCCCACTCACGCCAGAACAGCAAAGAGAAGGTGGTTTCCTCCGATGATGTCATCGACACCAACCACGCCCCCTTCAAGAGCCTCATGCTCCTTCAAATTAAAG GCAGGAAGCAGGTCCAGACCCGGCTGGTGCAGCCCACTGCCGCCTCCCTGAACAGCGGAGACTGCTTCCTGCTGGTCACCAAGGAGAACTGCACCCTGTGGAGCGGAGCGCTCGCCAACGCTGCCGAGAAGGCCAAG GCTGTGGAGCTGTCCTCCTACGTCCAGAGCCACGGGGACCTGGGCTGCCGGGCCCCCCAGTCCCTACACCTGGAGGAGGGGGTCAACGCCGACAGCAGCCTGGCGGCAGACTTCTGGAGCCTTCTGGGGGGAAGGGGACAGTACAGAG GGGCGGGGCCTCCGGAGGAGGACGAGCTGTATGAGCGGGGCGTGGTGGAGTCCAACTGCGTCTACGGGCTGCAGGACAACAGGCTGGTGCCCCAGGACCAGGCCTGGGCCGCCGTACCCAGCGTGGCCCTGCTGGGCCCCGCCCAG GCGCTGGTGTTTGACTTCGGCAGCGAGGTCTACCTGTGGCACGGGACGGACGTGTCCATCGCCAACAGGAAGGTGGCGCTGCACCTGGCCGAGCAGGTGTGGGGCGGAGCCTATGACTACAGCAACTGCAGTGTCAACCCGCTAGACCCCTCCCACAGCTGCCCCAGCATCCAGCT GCGGGGCGAGGGGCGGCCCAGCTGGGCTCTGTTTGGGGTCATCTCCCAGCACCGTGAGACGGCCCTCTTCAGGGAGAAGTTCCTGGACTGGCCCAGTGGGGCTACCGTCCCAGAGGAGCCCAGGCCACCGCTGGAGGGCCCAGCGCAG TCATCTGCAGGCCTGACGGCGACGCCCATGGCGACGACCACGGCGACGCCCACGGCGACGACCACGGCGACGACCACGGCGACGACCACGGCAACGCCCACGGCGACAACACCGGCCGAGGACACCTTGTGCCCCTGCGATGCCAAGGCCCTTCTGATGGGACAGGGGTCCCCCCGGGACTCCCAGACCGGGCCCCATGGGGCCGTCCCACTGGACGGAGGACGACAGGCGGGGCTGGAGACGGTTGCCGTGGAGACGTGGCTGGTCCAGGAGGGGGAAGACGGCTGCGGGGTTCCCGTGGAGAGCGACGGGCAGCTCCACGAGGGGGAGACGTACGTCGTGCGCTGGACGTACACCGCAG GTAAGGGCAGCAGCCCAGAGGACACGAACAGGAAGGAGAAGACTGTCTACTTCCTGTGGCATGGACGCCACTCCCCCATCAGTGGGCGGAGTcccgcctccttcctctccattgGGCGGAGGAGTGAGGAAGACTCCCAG gtggtggtgcccCAGGGTCAGGAGCCCCCCTGCTTCATGCAGCTGTTCGGCGGGGGTCTGGTCACTCACAGGGGGAGGCGGGAcccccagccaccccccccag CCGCGTGGAGGATGTTCTGCGTGCGAGGGCAGCGCCCGGACGAGGCCTCCCTGCTAGAGGTGGACTGCTGCTGCGCAGGGCTCCGCTCAAGAGGCGCTGTAGTTCTCCTCAACGGCCAGCAGGGGTCGCTGTTCCTGTGGCACGGCGGTAAAGCGCACGCCAGCTCCCGCGAAGCGGCCAAGAGAGCTGTGGATCGCCTCAATCAAAG cagcCTAAAGGTCCTGGTGGTAGAGGAGGGATCAGAACCTGCTGAGTTCTGGACGGCCCTCGGAGGGCAAGACCGGAAGGCCTACGACTGCATGCTACaag ACCCGGGGAAGTACAACTTCACGCCGCGGCTCTTCCACCTGAGCGTCCACGACGGCGCCTTCCAGGGGGAAGAGCTTCAGAGCCCCGCCCGCCTGCCGGGGGTCACCATGGCGATGCCGTTCGTCCAGGAGAGCCTGTCTTCTGCCCTGCGGCCGG cctggTTCCTGCTGGACAACCGCCTGGAGGTGTACCTGTGGCAGAGTGGCCCCGCGGCGGACCCTGGGAGCGGCGCCCCGGCCTGTAGCCGCGGGGCTAACGCACGGCGCTGCGCCATGCAGACTGTGCTGCAGTACTGCAGAG aGTTGAACCCCAGGCGCCCCCCCATGGCCTACCTCATCTCCGAGGGAACGGAGCCCCTCACCTTCACCAACGTCTTCCCCCACTGGGAGAGGAGGCCCAGCACCAGCACACAG GGGGACACGGGGCCCGCCAAGCTGGTCCTGGTGCAGGACGCGCTGGCCCAGCTCCCCACGGCCCCCCACGCCGCCGGGGGCTTGCTGCCC
- the svilc gene encoding supervillin isoform X2 yields MDSLDDRLPETRAERIARYKAERRRELAERFGSTEELPSKWGRREGEDGAAAVAGTTGAVNGRARDVANGYQEAAAEGSACLRSQDGGPSAASLDLAVKPGADGGGGRRRTRRYLPGASGGGRKTGERFRTQPITANEMQESSGLLEAEEEENPKADVKTDDRAKMSVAAKMSLFKELEKTAAPESSAFLKPRSGSLCLERRARHGNENRSLTQPITCEEMVAIRSQPAPPAPDLQASEPEEEADESCRLSVSQKLALFNNLSLPGMSSSSSSSQGPRPPPGGPPERRRQKGARYRTQPITVEEVSMLQKGPVQLPAFCLEPHLSGRQQALSVNLKPSELRLSTPDVRPASPPEPGAGPPPPPARTGLSRSESEPAIRGILKKSRSDAGAAWRPGMAAAVAGGPGQNGGGGRVEDPGEGRQVEEEEKKKVEVVEVERQAAPVLPPRRQRNRGSAAPWRQRAPAAETQVGAGPSAKPPTDPRGLPQEEKSQQDEAGPACLSSRPREGAEEERLRNERSHPPGGRVRVTLAEGGTLTQQTEPPADTKDENDNCTLHQDTVDHLCWDPVFASVYSSRPPQYVMCFNQSNLSFEAQEVTSPARVQPQWRKKAQGKTLEGEPPPQREESVEEKGVVEEEEEQSASARPDTEEPASAGESEAWTPMAAAARMAKRGLGSPEPDKHDALENKRPSATTCPSEDLWGPGPSQTGGPQEEAEGASPPAAPRGTDGCFYGDLSSPPAACVPAHPEGGGSAPEPQPDLGVFCQTSTAILSSAVTEHRRAVRPSRRSQGSRNPLRALAARADINQDHMGDHGDPNGTPDESAAATAQKKANNSHSRQNSKEKVVSSDDVIDTNHAPFKSLMLLQIKGRKQVQTRLVQPTAASLNSGDCFLLVTKENCTLWSGALANAAEKAKAVELSSYVQSHGDLGCRAPQSLHLEEGVNADSSLAADFWSLLGGRGQYRGAGPPEEDELYERGVVESNCVYGLQDNRLVPQDQAWAAVPSVALLGPAQALVFDFGSEVYLWHGTDVSIANRKVALHLAEQVWGGAYDYSNCSVNPLDPSHSCPSIQLRGEGRPSWALFGVISQHRETALFREKFLDWPSGATVPEEPRPPLEGPAQSSAGLTATPMATTTATPTATTTATTTATTTATPTATTPAEDTLCPCDAKALLMGQGSPRDSQTGPHGAVPLDGGRQAGLETVAVETWLVQEGEDGCGVPVESDGQLHEGETYVVRWTYTAGKGSSPEDTNRKEKTVYFLWHGRHSPISGRSPASFLSIGRRSEEDSQVVVPQGQEPPCFMQLFGGGLVTHRGRRDPQPPPPAAWRMFCVRGQRPDEASLLEVDCCCAGLRSRGAVVLLNGQQGSLFLWHGGKAHASSREAAKRAVDRLNQSSLKVLVVEEGSEPAEFWTALGGQDRKAYDCMLQDPGKYNFTPRLFHLSVHDGAFQGEELQSPARLPGVTMAMPFVQESLSSALRPAWFLLDNRLEVYLWQSGPAADPGSGAPACSRGANARRCAMQTVLQYCRELNPRRPPMAYLISEGTEPLTFTNVFPHWERRPSTSTQGDTGPAKLVLVQDALAQLPTAPHAAGGLLPGGTDPQPQEVFLPDHDFQAVTEVEPEDDSLAARTQEDVQKSKELFV; encoded by the exons atGGACTCCCTGGACGACCGTCTCCCGGAGACCCGGGCGGAGCGCATCGCCCGCTACAAGGCCGAGCGGCGGCGGGAGCTGGCCGAGCGCTTCGGAAGCACGGAGGAGCTGCCCTCcaagtgggggaggagggagggggaggacggcgccgccgccgtcgccgggACGACCGGCGCCGTCAACGGTAGGGCGCGGGACGTTGCCAACGGTTACCAGGAGGCTGCGGCGGAAGGGTCTGCGTGCCTGAGGAG CCAAGATGGCGGTCCGAGCGCCGCCTCCCTCGACCTGGCGGTCAAACCGGGCGCCGACGGCGGGGGGGGTCGCCGCCGCACCCGCCGCTACCTCCCCGGCGCGTCCGGGGGCGGGCGCAAGACCGGGGAGCGTTTCAGGACCCAGCCCATCACGGCCAATGAGATGCAGGAGAGCAGTGG GCTGCtggaggcggaggaagaggagaacccCAAAG CTGATGTGAAGACGGATGACAGAGCCAAGATGAGTGTAGCAGCCAAGATGTCTTTATTTAAA GAGCTGGAGAAGACGGCCGCCCCCGAGTCCTCGGCCTTCCTGAAGCCGCGCTCCGGGAGCCTCTGTCTGGAGCGCAGGGCTCGCCATGGCAACGAGAACCGCTCCCTCACCCAGCCGATCACCTGCGAGGAGATGGTGGCCATCAG ATCACAACCTGCCCCTCCGGCCCCAGACCTGCAGGCCTCAGAACCTGAGGAGGAGGCCGACGAGAGCTGCCGGCTCAGTGTGAGCCAGAAGCTGGCCCTCTTCAACAACCTCTCCCTGCCCGgcatgagcagcagcagcagcagcagccaggggCCCCGGCCCCCACCGGGGGGCCccccggagaggaggaggcagaagggGGCCCGTTATCGCACGCAGCCCATCACAGTGGAGGAGGTCAGCATG CTCCAGAAGGGCCCGGTGCAGCTCCCGGCGTTCTGCCTGGAGCCCCACCTCTCGGGCCGACAGCAGGCCCTGTCCGTCAACCTCAAGCCCAGCGAGCTGCGCCTCTCCACGCCCGACGTGCGGCCCGCCAGCCCCCCGGAGCCCGGCGccggcccccccccgccgccggcccGCACCGGCCTGTCCCGCTCCGAGTCGGAGCCCGCCATCAGGGGCATCCTGAAGAAGAGCCGCTCGGACGCGGGCGCGGCGTGGAGACCGGgcatggcggcggcggtggcgggggggccggggcagAACGGCGGTGGCGGTCGCGTGGAGGACCCCGGTGAAGGccggcaggtggaggaggaggagaagaagaaggtggaggtggtggaggtggagaggcagGCAGCACCGGTGCTCCCTCCGAGGAGGCAGAGGAACCGAGGCTCGGCCGCACCCTGGCGCCAGAGGGCTCCCGCCGCTGAGACGCAGGTCGGCGCCGGGCCGTCGGCGAAACCCCCCACGGACCCCCGAGGCCTCCCCCAGGAGGAGAAGAGCCAGCAGGACGAGGCTGGCCccgcctgtctctcctccagaccCAG ggagggggctgaggaagAGCGACTGCGTAACGAGAGGTCACATCCACCCGGCGGTCGTGTCCGGGTCACCCTGGCTGAGGGCGGCACCCTGACGCAGCAGACGGAGCCCCCCGCCGACACCAAG GATGAGAATGACAACTGCACCCTTCACCAAGACACAGTGGACCATCTCTGCTGG GACCCAGTCTTTGCCTCTGTGTATTCTAGCAGACCACCTCAGTATGTCATGTGTTTCAACCAG tctAACCTGTCCTTCGAGGCACAGGAAGTGACCTCGCCTGCCCGGGTCCAGCCCCAGTGGAGGAAGAAG GCGCAGGGTAAAACCCTGGAGGGCgagcccccccctcagagagaggagtcggtggaggagaagggggtggtggaggaggaggaggagcagagtgcGTCCGCCCGTCCGGACACAGAAGAGCCGGCGAGCGCCGGGGAGAGCGAAGCCTGGACTCCGATGGCTGCGGCCGCACGCATGGCCAAGAGAG GTCTCGGCTCTCCGGAACCAGACAAACACGACGCCTTAGAGAACAAGAGGCCGTCTGCCACGACCTGTCCCTCGGAAG ACCTGTGGGGTCCGGGCCCCTCCCAAACCGGGGGCCcccaggaggaggcggagggggcgTCGCCCCCGGCCGCCCCCCGGGGGACGGACGGCTGTTTCTACGGCGACCTCTCCTCCCCGCCGGCCGCCTGCGTCCCGGCGcacccagaggggggggggtccgcccCGGAGCCCCAGCCGGACCTGGGGGTCTTCTGCCAGACCAGCACGGCCAT CCTCAGCTCGGCGGTGACGGAGCACCGGCGCGCCGTGCGGCCGTCACGCCGCTCCCAGGGCTCCAGGAACCCCCTGAGGGCGCTGGCCGCCCGGGCCGACATCAACCAGGACCACATGGGGGACCACGGCGACCCCAACGGGACCCCCGACGAGAGCGCCGCCGCGACGGCCCAGAAGA aGGCTAACAACTCCCACTCACGCCAGAACAGCAAAGAGAAGGTGGTTTCCTCCGATGATGTCATCGACACCAACCACGCCCCCTTCAAGAGCCTCATGCTCCTTCAAATTAAAG GCAGGAAGCAGGTCCAGACCCGGCTGGTGCAGCCCACTGCCGCCTCCCTGAACAGCGGAGACTGCTTCCTGCTGGTCACCAAGGAGAACTGCACCCTGTGGAGCGGAGCGCTCGCCAACGCTGCCGAGAAGGCCAAG GCTGTGGAGCTGTCCTCCTACGTCCAGAGCCACGGGGACCTGGGCTGCCGGGCCCCCCAGTCCCTACACCTGGAGGAGGGGGTCAACGCCGACAGCAGCCTGGCGGCAGACTTCTGGAGCCTTCTGGGGGGAAGGGGACAGTACAGAG GGGCGGGGCCTCCGGAGGAGGACGAGCTGTATGAGCGGGGCGTGGTGGAGTCCAACTGCGTCTACGGGCTGCAGGACAACAGGCTGGTGCCCCAGGACCAGGCCTGGGCCGCCGTACCCAGCGTGGCCCTGCTGGGCCCCGCCCAG GCGCTGGTGTTTGACTTCGGCAGCGAGGTCTACCTGTGGCACGGGACGGACGTGTCCATCGCCAACAGGAAGGTGGCGCTGCACCTGGCCGAGCAGGTGTGGGGCGGAGCCTATGACTACAGCAACTGCAGTGTCAACCCGCTAGACCCCTCCCACAGCTGCCCCAGCATCCAGCT GCGGGGCGAGGGGCGGCCCAGCTGGGCTCTGTTTGGGGTCATCTCCCAGCACCGTGAGACGGCCCTCTTCAGGGAGAAGTTCCTGGACTGGCCCAGTGGGGCTACCGTCCCAGAGGAGCCCAGGCCACCGCTGGAGGGCCCAGCGCAG TCATCTGCAGGCCTGACGGCGACGCCCATGGCGACGACCACGGCGACGCCCACGGCGACGACCACGGCGACGACCACGGCGACGACCACGGCAACGCCCACGGCGACAACACCGGCCGAGGACACCTTGTGCCCCTGCGATGCCAAGGCCCTTCTGATGGGACAGGGGTCCCCCCGGGACTCCCAGACCGGGCCCCATGGGGCCGTCCCACTGGACGGAGGACGACAGGCGGGGCTGGAGACGGTTGCCGTGGAGACGTGGCTGGTCCAGGAGGGGGAAGACGGCTGCGGGGTTCCCGTGGAGAGCGACGGGCAGCTCCACGAGGGGGAGACGTACGTCGTGCGCTGGACGTACACCGCAG GTAAGGGCAGCAGCCCAGAGGACACGAACAGGAAGGAGAAGACTGTCTACTTCCTGTGGCATGGACGCCACTCCCCCATCAGTGGGCGGAGTcccgcctccttcctctccattgGGCGGAGGAGTGAGGAAGACTCCCAG gtggtggtgcccCAGGGTCAGGAGCCCCCCTGCTTCATGCAGCTGTTCGGCGGGGGTCTGGTCACTCACAGGGGGAGGCGGGAcccccagccaccccccccag CCGCGTGGAGGATGTTCTGCGTGCGAGGGCAGCGCCCGGACGAGGCCTCCCTGCTAGAGGTGGACTGCTGCTGCGCAGGGCTCCGCTCAAGAGGCGCTGTAGTTCTCCTCAACGGCCAGCAGGGGTCGCTGTTCCTGTGGCACGGCGGTAAAGCGCACGCCAGCTCCCGCGAAGCGGCCAAGAGAGCTGTGGATCGCCTCAATCAAAG cagcCTAAAGGTCCTGGTGGTAGAGGAGGGATCAGAACCTGCTGAGTTCTGGACGGCCCTCGGAGGGCAAGACCGGAAGGCCTACGACTGCATGCTACaag ACCCGGGGAAGTACAACTTCACGCCGCGGCTCTTCCACCTGAGCGTCCACGACGGCGCCTTCCAGGGGGAAGAGCTTCAGAGCCCCGCCCGCCTGCCGGGGGTCACCATGGCGATGCCGTTCGTCCAGGAGAGCCTGTCTTCTGCCCTGCGGCCGG cctggTTCCTGCTGGACAACCGCCTGGAGGTGTACCTGTGGCAGAGTGGCCCCGCGGCGGACCCTGGGAGCGGCGCCCCGGCCTGTAGCCGCGGGGCTAACGCACGGCGCTGCGCCATGCAGACTGTGCTGCAGTACTGCAGAG aGTTGAACCCCAGGCGCCCCCCCATGGCCTACCTCATCTCCGAGGGAACGGAGCCCCTCACCTTCACCAACGTCTTCCCCCACTGGGAGAGGAGGCCCAGCACCAGCACACAG GGGGACACGGGGCCCGCCAAGCTGGTCCTGGTGCAGGACGCGCTGGCCCAGCTCCCCACGGCCCCCCACGCCGCCGGGGGCTTGCTGCCC